AGATCGTGAGCGTGCCGCGCGGCAGCCCCGTCGTGTAGTTCTCCGCCTGGATCGAGGTGTCGAGCGCCATCAGCACCGCGTTGACGACCAGGTTGTTCCGATTGTCCGCGTTGTCCGCGAAGACGATGTTCCGCTCCGCCACAAGCCCGAGCAGGTCGTTGCAGTCGGCCGGGGGCGTGCCCTGCGCGTCGCTGCCCTGGTACCTGATGTCGTTCACGATCCGGATGTTCTGGTGGCTGACGACCGTCAGCTCCCCGTCCAGGACGCCCCGGACGTGGAGGTCGTTGTTGCAGTAGAAGATCGCGTTCTCCAGGCTGGAGATCTGGACCGAGGTCCAGTCGCTGTTCGGCGGCGTGCGGCTCCGGTAGCGCAGCCACCCCGGCGCCGAGACGCCCACTCCCTGGACTCCCACGTAGCCCAGTTCGAGCTCCGACTCCGGCGCGATGTAGACCCCCCCGAACTGGCTTTGTTGACGCAGGTCGTTGGTCGTGGCGGGCATCGGGATCTCGGGCGCGTTCAGTTCGGCCCCGTCCGCGAAGACGGGGTTGTTCCCGCCGACCGGCCAGTCGTTCATGTCGTCGACCCAGTAGTTCCGGTAGCCGTTCATGTGGTCGGAGGCGGTGGTGACCCGTCCGAGGAACCGCGGGCTGCCCGAGATGTTGAGGGTCCCGTTGGTGTGCAGGCGCCCCCCGATCACGTCGCCCGTGATGTGCCAGATCTGGGTGCTGCCGTTCGACTCGTTGTCGGTGAACATGGCGTACTGCGCGAACGAGGTCATGCGGACCCGCTGCCGGACCCGCCGGTCGATCCCGCCCGCGGTCCCGATGCAATCGAGCATGAAGCCCTTCTCGGCGGCCCACAGGGCGTTGGTGTCGACGGCGCAGTGGACGGTGTAGGTGCCCCCGTCCGGCCCGGCCACGTTCTGGAAGATGAAGAAATCCGCAGTGGGCGGGCTGCCCAGCTCCGACAGGTGGCGCATCGCCCGCGCCTTGGCCCCCTCCGCCAGCCAGAAGGCGCGCTGCGAGTTCAGGTTCTTGTGCGAGGCCACGGTTTCCCGCCCGGCCATCGAGAAGAACGCGGCGCCGACGATCCCGATCGAGAAGACCAGGATCATCACCACGGCCAGGGCGTACCCACCCTCGCCGGCGTCCGCTCGGGTCATGCGTTTCATCGTCCCCACCCGCCTCAGTTATCGTAGACGAAGGTCGCCAGCGATGCGGTCCGCGTGGCCGTCGACGTCGCGTTCCAGGTGACGTTGCAGCGGACCGTCGTGATGTCGGACTCCGGCACGTCGGCCTGCGTGGTCACCGCGATCACGTACACGACCGAGGCGACCGTGCGCTGCTCCCCCCACGGCCCGATCTGGGGATACGGCAGCGCGACCGTGCGCTCGAGCGCCTCCTGGGCCAGCAGGATGCCGACCCGCTTGTGCTCCTCCATGTCGAAGCCGGTCCTCCCGCGGGCGAAGAACTCGGCCGTCCCGACGGCGACGAAGCTCAGGATCAGGGTGGCGATCACGATCTCGATCAGGCTCGCCCCGCCCTGTCCGGACCGGTCCGGGACGCCGCGGGTCGAAGCTGGTGTCGATCTCTTGCGTACGACGGTGACCACG
This genomic interval from bacterium contains the following:
- a CDS encoding DUF4900 domain-containing protein — protein: MTRADAGEGGYALAVVMILVFSIGIVGAAFFSMAGRETVASHKNLNSQRAFWLAEGAKARAMRHLSELGSPPTADFFIFQNVAGPDGGTYTVHCAVDTNALWAAEKGFMLDCIGTAGGIDRRVRQRVRMTSFAQYAMFTDNESNGSTQIWHITGDVIGGRLHTNGTLNISGSPRFLGRVTTASDHMNGYRNYWVDDMNDWPVGGNNPVFADGAELNAPEIPMPATTNDLRQQSQFGGVYIAPESELELGYVGVQGVGVSAPGWLRYRSRTPPNSDWTSVQISSLENAIFYCNNDLHVRGVLDGELTVVSHQNIRIVNDIRYQGSDAQGTPPADCNDLLGLVAERNIVFADNADNRNNLVVNAVLMALDTSIQAENYTTGLPRGTLTIWGGLIQRFRGAVGQFSGNTIIHGYQKNYHYDPRVTGRVPPSFPLTGVYEETGWEES